The region CCCTACCGTATAAACACCTACAGAAGGGTGGCTGAGGTTCTCTCAGAGCTTGGTGAGGATGTGGAAGAGCTGGTGCGCACAGGAAAGATTCACCAGATACACGGCATAGGACAATCCAGCGTAGAAAAGATACTGGAATACCTTCGCACAGGAAGAGTTGGGGCTTACGAGGAACTGAGGCAGAAAGTGCCGGAAGACCTTCTTGAGCTTCTTGAAGTTCCGGGGGTGGGCGTAAAGACTCTGAGACTTGCCTATGACAGGCTCAAGGTAAGAAGCAAGGAAGACTTTATAAGGGCAGTCAGGAGCGGGCAGCTTGCTTTCCTTCCAGGAATGGGAGAAAAGAAAATTCAGAACATAATGAGGGGTCTGGAGCTGTGGGAAAAAAGCAAGGAGAGGATGACACTTCTACAGGCTTACGAGCTTGGACAGGAGCTTCTGAAGTATTTTGAGAGCGTAAGAGACCTCTATGAAAACATAGAGCTTGCTGGAAGCCTGAGAAGAAGAAAGGAAACCGTAGGTGATATTGACCTTCTCATCTCTGCAAAAAAAGATAACTGGGCAAAACTCCATGGGCACTTTGTGTCTTACGGAGGCGTAAAAGAGGTTCTCCTTCATGGAGAAACCAAGTCAAGCGTGGTGCTTCAGGAAGGCAGGCAGGTGGACTTCAGAACAGTAGAACCCCATCAGTGGGGTGCAGCTCTTCAATACTTTACAGGCTCAAAGGAACACAACGTGAGAGTCAGGGACATAGCCAGAGCTAAGGGGCTCAAGATAAGCGAATATGGAGTTTTCCGTTCAGACACGGAGGAGTGGATAGGAGGAAGTACCGAAGAAGAGGTCTACAACCTGATAGGCATGCAGTGGATTCCGCCAGAGCTGAGAGAAAACACAGGGGAGATAGAGCTTGCCCTTGAGGGGAAACTGCCAAGGCTTGTGGAGCTAAAAGATATAAAGGGTGACTTCCATATGCACTCAAACTGGAGCGATGGACTTCACAGCCTTGAGGAAATGGCGGAAGCCTGCTATCAGCTTGGATACCAGTATATGGTTATAGGAGACCACTCCCAATCCGCACGGGTTGCAAACGGCCTTGACCCAGCCCGCTACAGGGAGCAGTTCAAACTGGTAGAGAGGTTAAACCAGTACTACAATCCAAAGGGCTTTTACATACTGAGAGGCTGTGAGGTGGACATACTGCCTGACGGTTCTCTTGACCTTCCAGACGAACTCCTTGAGGAGTTTGACTTTGTGGTAGCTTCCATACACTCAAGGTTCAATCAAGACAATACTTACAGAATACTCAAAGCTATGGAAAGCCCCTATGTGAACCTTATAGGCCACCCAACGGGAAAGGCCTACGGGACCAGGGAAAGCTACCCCCTTGACATGGAAAAGGTAATAAGAACCGCAAAAGAGACTGGAACTGCCCTTGAGCTAAACACCTACAGGGCTGACATCTCACCGGAGAACATAAGGAGGTGCATGCAGGAGGGTGTTACCATAGCCATTGTTACTGATGCTCACTCTGTAAAACATCTCTCATACATGCAGGTGG is a window of Aquificaceae bacterium DNA encoding:
- the polX gene encoding DNA polymerase/3'-5' exonuclease PolX, producing the protein MEKNRELARIFDRMADMLEFLGDNPYRINTYRRVAEVLSELGEDVEELVRTGKIHQIHGIGQSSVEKILEYLRTGRVGAYEELRQKVPEDLLELLEVPGVGVKTLRLAYDRLKVRSKEDFIRAVRSGQLAFLPGMGEKKIQNIMRGLELWEKSKERMTLLQAYELGQELLKYFESVRDLYENIELAGSLRRRKETVGDIDLLISAKKDNWAKLHGHFVSYGGVKEVLLHGETKSSVVLQEGRQVDFRTVEPHQWGAALQYFTGSKEHNVRVRDIARAKGLKISEYGVFRSDTEEWIGGSTEEEVYNLIGMQWIPPELRENTGEIELALEGKLPRLVELKDIKGDFHMHSNWSDGLHSLEEMAEACYQLGYQYMVIGDHSQSARVANGLDPARYREQFKLVERLNQYYNPKGFYILRGCEVDILPDGSLDLPDELLEEFDFVVASIHSRFNQDNTYRILKAMESPYVNLIGHPTGKAYGTRESYPLDMEKVIRTAKETGTALELNTYRADISPENIRRCMQEGVTIAIVTDAHSVKHLSYMQVGVGLARRGWAIPELVLNTKDLHGVKDFVKRKRELMLSGKY